From the genome of Chlorocebus sabaeus isolate Y175 chromosome 21, mChlSab1.0.hap1, whole genome shotgun sequence:
tttgagactcgGGGAGGACCCGTGGCAGGATGTGTGCCTAGTCAGAACATTTGGTAAGGACTCCTCCAATGAAGACAAAGTGGAGGAATCCAGCCCCAGCGAGAAGGGGCTTCCCCACCCTGCCCTAGACACACAGGACAGACGGCACACTCTGACCAGAGTCACCTCCAGTGACCAGGAGGCCAGCCCAGCACCTCCTCCCCCACCACTCCCCTCCTGGCTGGGGGTAATTTTCCTGGGAGCAGGCTGTGGGAGCTGTTGTTTCTCATCTGAGCCCCGCCAGCACTCTGAAGCCTGCAGAGTAAGGACAGCACCTGGGATGGACCCGGGGAAGGGAGCTTCGCAAGGCCAGGGCGCAATCTTCAGGCTTCCAGGGGGCTTGGCAGGCCACACTGCCTCGGAGATGCTTGCCCTGACTCCCCAAGTTCACTCAGGGCCTGGCAGCTCCCCGCTGGCTGCCTGTGCGGGGGTCTGGGCTGCTGAGCACCCTGCAGCTGCCCAAGGCCAATCAGCCCTAGGGTGTCCATGCCAggctgaggcctccccacctcccctgcccTGAGGGTACTTATGGCATGCAAACGCTCCCACACCCCCAGAGCTGCCCTATCGGATGTTTCCAGGAATTCACACATTtccataaaaatgcattttagatGATGGACAGGTGAGCCTGGGGTAACAACGAGTGTTTGGTGGGTAGAGAAGAGCAAATGGGAAGGAGCCCGGGGGAgagggggaagagaagaggaaatagaACTTCCAGTTGGACATTCTGACAACAGCTGGAAGGAAAGTCTAGAAAAGatgaagagagaggaggggagaaacCAACTGGGGCTCCCACCCTTGCCATTGGATTCCTAATACTCCTTTCAAATGGGCCCTGCTCTCCTGCAAAATTAgtttaaaggattttaaaacaaagaaaatgagatgaCCGGTCTGGGAGCTCCTCAACCAGAGTAGAGAAGTTAGAGGGAGGCGGGCAACTTGGTTTTGAAGTCTTAGCTGAACCGTCACCCCTCCCCTCCTTGGCAAAAAGGATTTCCTTAGAACCTCGGAGGCTCCTGGATTTCTCCCTTCGCAAACGGAGCCGCACACTGCATTCCCCGCTCTTCCGGATCGCTCTGCATGTTTCATGAGGGTCGCTGTCCCCGGGTGGAATGCGGCCGTATGCACGCGCCTCcctgcacacgcacacgcacacacacgcacacacacgcacacttacAATAAGTGTCTGCAGGAGGAGTGTCCTGCGCGCCAGCTCTGCGTTTAAGACAGGAAGCTGCCGGGTTACCGAGTCAAATGGGAGTGACACTATTCCTCTCCATCAGCAAGGAAAGCGGACCACAAAAGTCCCTTTGTATCTCGGCAgctcatttaatattatttatgcaTTTTGTGCAAGGAATTGTGGGATTTCGCCCCACGGTAAACAATatggaaatgttaaaaatagcGATCTTCCTGTGCGTGTCCACCTACACGCCCCGGGGTGACCTGGCGGGGCTGTCGCGGGGTGGCTCAGATCCCTGAACCGCGAAGCGACAGAGAAAGCGCAGGCGAGTGCAGGAGACGCGGTCGGGGGTCTCTCCGGGTTCCCGGGCTCCCGCACCCGGAGCGGGGGACGCGGCCGCTTTAAGGGGGGGAGGGGCGGCGGGCGGCTCCTGTCACCCAGCGGCGGCCGGAGCATCACGTGGGCGCGCGGCGCCGCGGCCATTGGCCCGAGGCACGTGTCCAGGAGACCGGCCTGCGACGTCACTCGAGGGGGCTctgttaaaaataagaacaaaaatccAGAGTGAAAGTGTCTCAGGTTGCGCCGAGTGGCCTGGAAATTTCCGAGCCCGcgcggaggccgaggcggcgAGGGCGGCGGACGGCCGGGGAGCGCGGGCGGCCcagcccggcccggcccggccctgGCCTCGCGTCTCTCACCCATGCGACTCGGGCTGCGGAGCTCCGCGGGGCTCGGCGGGGGCGCGGCCGCACGCCGGTGGGGCGCCCCGGCCCGCAGCGGGGCGGCGGCCGCGCGGAGGGGGCCTCCATGTGCGTGCGGGAGGTGGCGGGCGCGCTGACCGCGGGCGCCCCGCACCCTCGAGGACCGGCTGGGGCGCGCGGGCGGGGACggccgggcggcggcggcggccggagcCGGCCCGGGCGGGCGTGAGCGCCGGAGAGTGCGCTGCCTGCATGCGCGCAGCTCTCGCCCCGGGCGGCCCAGGCGGCGGCGCCGGAGCCCGAGGCGGCCGGACGCGGAGAGGAGcgctgagcccgggaggcggccCGCGTCCCCGCCGGACCACTGCGACTGTCTAGAGCCTGGCCGCGCGGCGAAGTCGAGGACTTGGCTCTGTTGAATCTCCCGGCGTCTGGGCGAGCCGGGCGGCTCGTGGTGTTTCTAACCCAGTTCGTGGATTCAAACGTGGCTCCCCGCCGAGCGCGGCCGGCGACTTGTAGGACCCCAGCCCTGGCCGCGGCTGCCGCGCAAGCCCTGGGAAGACTCGGCGGGGTGGGGGCGCGGGGGTCTGCGTGTGCACCGCGGGAGGGCCGAAGGCTGATTTGGAAGGGCGTCCCCGGAGAACCAGTCTGGGATTTACTGTGAACAGCATGGAGGAGAATGACCCCAAGCCCGGCgaagcggcggcggcggtggAGGGACAGCGGCAGCCGGAATCCAGCCCCGGCAGCGGCTcgggcggcagcggcggcggtaGCAGCCCGGGCGAAGCGGACACCGGGCGCCGGCGGGCTCTGATGCTTCCCGCGGTCCTGCAGGCGCCCGGCAACCACCAGCACCCGCACCGCATCACCAACTTCTTCATCGACAACATCCTGCGGCCCGAGTTCGGCCGGCGAAAGGACGCGGGGACCTGCTGTGCGGGTGCGGGAGGAGGAAGGGGCGGCGGAGCCGGCGGCGAAGGCTGTGCGAGCGGTGCAGAGGGAGGCGGCGGCGCCGGCGGCTCGGAGCAGCTCTTGGGGTCCGGCTCCCAAGAGCCCCGGCAGAACCCGCCGTGCGCGCCCGGCTCGGGCGGGCCGCTCCCAGCCGCCGGCAGCGACTCTCCGGGTGACGGGGAAGGCGGCTCCAAGACGCTCTCGCTGCACGGTGGCGCCAAGAAAGGCAGCGACCCCGGCGGCCCCCTGGACGGGGCGCTCAAGGCCCGCGGCTTGGGCGGCGGCGACCTGTCGGTGAGCTCGGACTCGGACAGCTCGCAAGCCGGCGCCAACCTGGGCGCGCAACCCATGCTCTGGCCGGCGTGGGTCTACTGTACGCGCTACTCGGACCGGCCTTCTTCAGGTGAGCCCGCGGGGACCACGCGTCCCAGCTCGCCGTGGGGAGGTCCGCGGAGCTGGCGGGCGGTGCTGGCGCGGGAACTTACCGGGAGGAAAACATCTCGAACCTCCCCTGCACACACGCACAAAGACTCACTCGACATTGTGTGAAGCTGACGCCTGCCGGGCAGCGGCCAGGCGTCCAGCGGCAGGACTGATTCGCTAGGGGTTACAGACTTCTTAGCACCGTAGAAGGgacctcctttctttctctgtctctctcctttctctctgtctcccgtCTCTCTCTTCCACCCCGCCTTAGGGCTTCTGTTCCCAGCCCGTAACCCATGTCTCCCTCACTGTAGTTTTTTTGGTGGGAACGGGGTGGCTGGAAGATGGGCCCGGAAGTGCACACTCTCATCCCCTTCCCTGCGATCTTTCAACTCAGGCCAGGCCCGGGATGCATGCCCCAGCCCACCCCAGACTCGTCCTACCGTTCGGTTATCCCGGCTGTGCTCGGGGAAGAAAAGGCGAGGCCCTTTGCTGCTCTGCCTTCTGACCCTCGGGCCTGCGCTGACCGGTGGGACGCAGGAGGACACacacagggaaggaggaaaataaaggCGCCCTTTTCCCTTGGCTCCACTTTATTTGCCAACGCCAGCCCCCGGTGGTGGGGCTCAGCCCCCTTCCTGCACACAGCGAGGACAAGGGAAGCAGCCGTCCTTCCCTGCACCTGCCATCCCCAAATAGGAAGGACCTTCTCTCCAGGTTTCCTGGGGGCTGCTGATAGGAAAGAGGCAGCATTCACAGGGGCCGTGCAGAGATGCTGGCTGTGTTTTTTCATAGATCTGGGGTTTTAAAAAACTAAGTCCATGTCCTTGTAGAAATCATCAACTGCATTCCATGCGGGTCTGCGGCTGGGAACCGCCATTAGGAGTGGGCTGTTTGACCCCAAGCTGGCAGCGGATCCCCACTGCCCCCAAACCCTCAACTATTTTGCGGGGGTCATTGGTCCAGATCACCGCAGGAGTGAGCCAGCCCTTCGGCCGCCATCCCGCAGAAATATGCGTGCATATTTCTGATGAAATTCAGATTTCTCCAGCTAGATCTGAAATTTGCTCCATTGTTCTCGTCTTCCTCCtttgttaatatttaattaacaTACAGGCTCACAATGCCGGGCGAGGAGCCTCGGCCAGCCTTTGTGAGGCGCCGGAGTTCGCCGAGCCAGCCCCCAACGGCCCAGGAGCTGGGTAGCACCGCCTGGTccagcctggcccagcccagTCCAAGTCGCCTATCTtcatgggctttaaaatatccctgcAAGATAATGTTTCTGTTCTTTGGCTTCTCCGAAAGAAAGGGCAGAGAGAGTTTTCTTGGGGAGGTTTGATTCTGTTTCTGAGACTCTTAAGTATTTGTCTtttgaaagaaaatcaacaacaaaaaagggaactaaaaatttttattttagggaaaTTTCTTTCTATAAAATGGTGTCCTTTTGAGGGCTGATTCACGGGTGCATTAACAAGAGCCCCAGGACCGGAAGAGTTTGGGGGTAGGGCACACACTTCTCTGGGGAAGGGAGTGGTTGGAGACCCAGACAGAGGGGCGCTCTGGGAGCAGGAGGCTGAAGCCACTCCTGGAGCCTTGTGCCCCATCCCCCAACACCATTCCAGAGAGCCAACTCCATCCCCAAATCTGCACCTACCCCCGCCAAAGCCAGGCCCACTGGCGTGGAGCCCTGGGCTTACAGCAAGACtcactgagtgtgtgtgtgcactgggGTGGGTGCCCAAGTATAGGGTGTGTGCTCTCATGGGTGGTCAGCCTGCCTGTGGGTTGCTTTAAAAGCTGCCCTTGGTGCCCTCCTGGTGGTGCCCACAGATCCTCTTTCTCCAGGCCCGGCTCCTGGAGAGAGCACAGGGCTCAGTTAACCGTGAGGGAGTGCTTGGTGTTCACCCTGAGCCTCCAGTTGGTCTCCCACCTCTTGCTGGGCACAGCCCCAGCACCCTAGTTGACTCTCCTGACCTGGGCAGGGTACAGTCCCAGGGCCTCCAATGAGATCCACATTCCTCTTCTCTTCAGGGTGCCCGGCAGCTCTCTGACCCTGAAGGTTGGGGGGGTCCCGGCCTTCTCCAGCTGCAGGGACCTGTGATGAAGCTGGGGCCAGATGCTCCCTAAAGCCCATTCATACACTGCACAAATTGAAACCCAGAGGCGAGGTCACCACTCCCTGCCAATGGCCTTGCTCCCTTCTTCCCCGACAGGGAACACCAGGGGGTTGAGCCTCTTAACACCAAAAAGAAACTGGTTACACTTCCCTGCTTCTGCTCTCCTCCCTGTGCCCTTTCCCCAAGGATAGCAGGTCCTAGGAGCCTTAGAGTGACCCTTCCCAAAACCTGGGGTAGGTCCATAGGGAGGAGGCCAGGGCAGCTTCAGAAGTCTGAATCCCAGTGGAGAGGCACAGTGGGGAGGGTCAGAAGTGTGGACCTGGCCAAGGTCGGCTGGGCCACCCTGTTGTCCCCAGTGAAGAAGTTCCATGTCTGGGGAAAGGGAGGTGTAGTCAACACCCTTGCAGAGCCAGGTCTCTCCTGGACAGGAAACCTGGGAGATTTCCAGTGGGTGATGAAGAACTCACCAGTAGCTCGGTGCCCCTCCCAACCCAGGAGGGAAGTGCATGCACCCACTCTTCCCTATAAGAATGAACTTGGGCCCACAGAGCCCTTGGCTGGGAGTCATAGACGAGCTTGGGTGGAGGCAGACACTCTGGGCCCCTCCTGTCCTCAGGGCCCACCTGCCCCTGATTCCCACAGCCCCTGGCACCCTGTGGGGTATCCCCATGAGGGTCCCCATCACACCCCTCAGGGTGCCTCCTGCTTCTGTGACCACCCTGCAGCCTTTCCCAggcttctctcctcccctctctcccagcACCTGCCCCCATCCCTGGTCTCGAACAGAGCCTCAGAAAGGgctaggaaaaaccaggccagAAAGTTCAGGGAGTTTTGCTTACATCCAGGAGTTTTACTTTTATCTAGAGGTGCCTCGTTTGTCATCTGTGGTCAGCCTGTCGACTAGGCCTGCCCCATAGCCCCATTTACATCACACCCAGTCCTCCCTCACCAAGTGGTGGAGGTCCACGTTGAGCCCATGCCCAGTCCAGCCCCACATCTGGCCATTCAGCCTTgagtggccttggacaagtcacttcctCTCTTGGGGTCCCAGAATCCTTACCCGGTGCCTACTGGGTGGCACACGTCTGGGTAACCTGACTTCTCTCTGTCCACCACATCTACCCAGGTCCCAGGTCTCGAAAACCAAAGAAGAAGAACCCGAACAAAGAGGACAAGCGGCCGCGAACGGCCTTTACCGCGGAGCAGCTGCAGAGGCTCAAGGCCGAGTTCCAGACCAACAGGTACCTGACAGAGCAGCGGCGCCAGAGCCTGGCGCAGGAGCTCAGCCTCAACGAGTCACAGATCAAGATTTGGTTCCAGAACAAGCGCGCCAAGATCAAGAAGGCCACGGGCAACAAGAACACGCTGGCCGTGCACCTCATGGCACAGGGCTTGTACAACCACTCCACCACGGCCAAGGAGGGCAAGTCGGACAGCGAGTAAGGCGGGGGGCATGGAGGCCAGGTCTCAGTCCGCGCTAAACAAtgcaataatttaaaatcataaagGGCCAGTGTATAAAGATTATACCAGCATTAATAGTGAAAATATCGTGTATTAGCTAAGGTTCTGCAATattctatgtatatataatttacaagtggtataaaatccaaaatatctgactataaaatatttttgttttttgtgtttatgAGATTATGCtaattttatgggttttttttctttttttgcgaaGGGGGCTGCTTAgggtttcatctttttttaatccCCTAAGCTACATTATATGACATTGgacacttttttattatttcaaaagaagaaaaaattaaaacaacttgcTGAAGTCCAAagattttttattgctgcatttcACACAACTGTGAACTGAATAAATAGCTCCTATTTGGTCTATGACTTCTGCCACTTTGTTTGTGTTGGCTTGGTGAGGACACCAGGAGGGGCCCACACCTCAAGCCTGGGCCAGCCACCTCAAGACCTTGGGGAGCTTAGGGGACCTGGTTGGGGAGAGGGGACTTCCAGGGTCCTTGGGCCAGTTCTGGGATTTGGCCCTGGGAAGCAGCCGAGCGTATCCCAGGCCTGCCCTGGGAAGTTGGCTCCATGCTCACCAGCAGCCGCCCAGGCCGGCAGCCTCACCCAGCTCCCTCTCCTCACCCTCCTGCCGTCTaactccctctcctccttctcctcatcctcctttctcctcctccttcctcctccttcctcctctttcctcttgctcctcctttcttcttctttttcttcttcttcttctcctcctcctcctcccacctcctcattccttcctcctcctcctttctcctcctcctcctcaccaagGCCCAACCATGTGCGTACATCGTCTGCGTCTGTGGTCTATGTCGCTGTCCCCAGTCCCGCTGCAGCCCTGCCGCAGGCCTAACCCTCATGCCCTGGGCACTGCCTCCATGCAGAAGCGCTTCGAGGTTCTGGGGCTAAAGGCCTGGGGCATGTGGCCTAAAGCCCAAGAGCGGTGGGGCGACCCTCCTTTTGGCTTGGCCCCAGGAATTTCCTGTGGCTCCATCAGCCACCCTGGGTGCCAGCCAGGGTCCCAGAAATGAGGCCATGGCTCGCTGTTTCTGGGCACGCAAAAGGCTGTGTAGAGGGAGATGGCAtcatcttcctttcctttttcttttcttccctgcttttttttttttttttttttcattttttcctttatttttttcttttcttggagtgGCTGCTTCTGCTATACAGAACATTCTTCCAAGATAAATATGTGTGTTTACACATATGTCTGTACgcatgtgaacacacacacataccaggCGTGCTTGAGTCTACAGTTCTGGAACATGTGGCTATCTTGTCTTTCAAAAGAACTCAGAATCCTCCAGGAtctagaggaaggaagaaaatgtgtAAATAATCATTTCTTAtcactttttgtcttttcttgttttctaaaatatacattttatttttgaaggtgTGGTACAgtgtaaattaaatatattccatatatttcCCACCAagtacctatatatatatataaacaaacacattATATATAACTCCACACTGTCTTCTGTTTAGTGTATGGGGAAAGACCAGTCCAACTGTCCATCTGTGGCTGGGACAGCACAGGGGGTGTGCCCATGGCTGAGCTGGGAGTCCCAGTGGTCTCCCTGAGGACTGAGGGTGAACTTCTCTCTTTGCCTTAAACCTCTTTATTTCATTGCAGTAATAGTTTTACTTTGTACATAATAGGgtaaacctttttaaaaaggaaagtataaaaacaaaagttgTAATTTAAAAGTCTGTGAATAACCATCTGCTGCTTAGGAAACTCAATGAAATGACATGCCTTTTTAGCAGGAAGCAAAgttggtttctgtttttgttttcttttgttgttctaGTTTATAAAACATGTGCATTTTACAGTTCCAGtatcaaatatttataatcttatgagaaatgaatgaatgtttctATTTACAACTGTGGTTATCAAAATTGTGAACACCCCCCCCCCcgcatttttgtgtgtttaaattCTTGAAGgttacattaaataaaacaaaacctctttattataaaatactgaAGGTCTCAGGTGGAATGATGAGTTTTCTAAGCATGTCTGA
Proteins encoded in this window:
- the EN2 gene encoding homeobox protein engrailed-2, whose amino-acid sequence is MEENDPKPGEAAAAVEGQRQPESSPGSGSGGSGGGSSPGEADTGRRRALMLPAVLQAPGNHQHPHRITNFFIDNILRPEFGRRKDAGTCCAGAGGGRGGGAGGEGCASGAEGGGGAGGSEQLLGSGSQEPRQNPPCAPGSGGPLPAAGSDSPGDGEGGSKTLSLHGGAKKGSDPGGPLDGALKARGLGGGDLSVSSDSDSSQAGANLGAQPMLWPAWVYCTRYSDRPSSGPRSRKPKKKNPNKEDKRPRTAFTAEQLQRLKAEFQTNRYLTEQRRQSLAQELSLNESQIKIWFQNKRAKIKKATGNKNTLAVHLMAQGLYNHSTTAKEGKSDSE